One Pseudomonas fluorescens genomic region harbors:
- a CDS encoding sulfatase-like hydrolase/transferase: MFRYIKDLLLIVYVLLYSDYYLERLNAIGMHFPVLLFGAMFLALTLALYLTAYIRQALIRHLFALAMFVSAIFFDVYTRVTADYLNYSDFVSLVYSGGFIQEAAYQYRDAILRSVLIGLLLLFGIGLKPRHALIVPNALRVAAPVCGVLLLSAVLFLRAGEGARGLPIMYTPLAYLNLFAYEALHNTVGPREPVKLARTAQAVGHDIVLIIDESISGNYLDINAPFGVHSNLQQAPAGVDIFNYGYAASIANCSADTNVTLRFGGTRADYMRINSTLPSIWQYAKNAGLRTVYIDAQRTAGNLQNLMTDSEKKDIDEFVQFDQTSVRDRDMAAAAKLIDLLNDGKPELVVINKVGAHFPVHDKYPDAFMAYRPTLPRGQFTEVADTGERNGFNGQPDDWVLYRNAYKNTLLWNVGEFFSRVFAQADLSNALLIYTSDHGQDLHERGNPGLNTHCGGDPVEEEGLVPLVVIQGSRLQTPDWTAQLAANKDRSSHYNIFPTLLQLMGYDLAGIEAVYGKPLSVATADEFTFNYRFNARLGAKPEWKHIDLGSIVTPVQAPASVASGP; this comes from the coding sequence ATGTTTCGATACATCAAAGACTTGCTGTTAATTGTGTATGTGCTGCTTTATTCCGACTATTACCTGGAGCGGTTAAATGCTATCGGCATGCATTTTCCTGTACTTCTTTTTGGCGCGATGTTTTTGGCGCTTACTTTGGCGTTATATCTGACTGCCTATATACGACAAGCGCTCATACGACATCTGTTCGCATTGGCGATGTTTGTCTCGGCAATTTTCTTTGATGTCTACACCCGGGTCACCGCGGATTACCTGAACTACAGCGATTTCGTCTCGCTGGTGTACTCGGGCGGCTTCATTCAGGAGGCGGCCTACCAATATCGCGACGCGATTCTTCGCAGTGTGCTCATTGGCTTGCTGCTGTTGTTCGGCATCGGTCTCAAGCCGCGGCACGCGCTGATTGTGCCCAACGCGCTGCGCGTGGCGGCACCGGTGTGTGGCGTGCTATTGCTCAGCGCCGTGTTGTTTTTGCGGGCGGGTGAGGGCGCGCGGGGCTTGCCGATCATGTACACGCCGCTGGCCTACCTGAACCTGTTTGCCTATGAAGCGCTGCACAACACCGTCGGCCCGCGCGAACCCGTGAAGCTGGCGCGAACCGCGCAAGCCGTCGGCCACGACATTGTGCTGATCATCGACGAAAGCATCTCCGGCAATTATCTGGATATCAACGCGCCGTTCGGCGTGCACAGCAACCTCCAGCAAGCGCCGGCCGGCGTAGACATTTTCAATTACGGCTATGCCGCGTCCATTGCCAATTGCAGCGCCGATACCAACGTGACCCTGCGCTTCGGTGGCACTCGCGCTGATTACATGCGCATCAACAGCACACTGCCGTCGATCTGGCAGTACGCGAAAAACGCAGGGCTGCGGACGGTGTACATCGACGCGCAACGCACCGCCGGTAACTTGCAGAATCTGATGACCGACAGCGAGAAAAAGGATATCGACGAATTCGTCCAGTTCGATCAGACCAGCGTGCGGGATCGCGACATGGCGGCTGCGGCGAAGCTGATCGACCTGCTCAACGACGGCAAGCCTGAGCTGGTGGTGATCAACAAGGTCGGCGCGCACTTTCCGGTGCACGACAAATACCCGGATGCTTTCATGGCTTATCGTCCGACCCTGCCGCGCGGGCAGTTCACCGAAGTGGCCGATACCGGCGAACGCAACGGCTTCAATGGTCAGCCCGACGATTGGGTGTTGTATCGCAATGCCTACAAAAACACGTTGCTGTGGAACGTCGGCGAGTTTTTTTCGCGAGTGTTCGCTCAGGCTGATCTGAGCAATGCGCTGCTGATTTATACCTCTGATCATGGCCAGGACCTGCATGAGCGCGGTAATCCCGGGCTGAACACCCACTGCGGCGGCGATCCGGTTGAAGAGGAAGGGCTGGTGCCGCTGGTGGTGATTCAAGGCAGCCGGTTGCAGACCCCGGACTGGACGGCGCAACTGGCGGCCAACAAGGATCGCTCCAGCCACTACAACATTTTCCCGACGCTGTTGCAGTTGATGGGTTACGACCTGGCGGGAATCGAGGCGGTTTACGGCAAGCCGTTGAGTGTGGCGACGGCCGATGAGTTCACCTTCAACTATCGCTTTAATGCGCGGTTGGGGGCCAAGCCTGAGTGGAAACACATTGATCTGGGCAGCATCGTGACGCCGGTGCAGGCGCCGGCGAGTGTGGCTTCGGGGCCGTAA
- a CDS encoding glycosyltransferase family 2 protein, with amino-acid sequence MKAFDLPTPQPANFSLVLVNYKTPDLTRMCLELLREHVTQNQIPVWVVDNDSADASLDYLRSLDWINLIERPSPGKEAGHIAHGKALDLALGKVTTDYLFLLHTDTFVYDKEVFAMMMREGTKTPDMAAVGCVEQINRGAVRDTWRLTSRFCKHYIRRAKTRLGMKSKEPKPYRETHLKSFCTLWNARLMKSQGLHFCMDDRVPGYTLQDRMTALGYGIKFLSPRKIFHYLDHIQSGTVAAAGTYGKDHRRTKMYQATLKRFQAAS; translated from the coding sequence ATGAAAGCCTTTGATCTGCCCACCCCACAACCGGCCAATTTCAGTCTTGTCCTGGTCAATTACAAAACCCCGGACCTCACCCGCATGTGCCTGGAGCTTTTGCGCGAGCACGTCACGCAGAACCAGATTCCGGTATGGGTGGTGGACAACGATTCGGCGGACGCCAGTCTCGATTATTTGCGTTCGCTGGACTGGATCAATTTGATCGAGCGTCCTTCGCCGGGCAAGGAGGCCGGGCATATCGCTCACGGCAAAGCGCTGGATCTGGCGCTGGGCAAAGTTACGACGGATTATCTTTTTTTGCTGCACACCGACACTTTTGTTTACGACAAGGAAGTGTTCGCAATGATGATGCGTGAGGGCACGAAAACGCCTGATATGGCAGCGGTTGGTTGTGTCGAGCAAATCAATCGCGGGGCGGTTCGCGATACTTGGCGTTTAACTTCGCGTTTTTGCAAACACTATATTCGTCGTGCCAAAACCCGATTGGGAATGAAATCGAAAGAGCCAAAGCCGTATCGGGAAACTCATCTGAAAAGTTTCTGTACATTGTGGAATGCGCGCTTGATGAAATCTCAAGGCCTGCACTTTTGCATGGATGATCGGGTTCCTGGTTACACGCTGCAGGACCGCATGACCGCGTTGGGCTACGGCATCAAGTTCCTGTCGCCACGCAAGATTTTCCATTACCTGGATCACATCCAATCCGGCACAGTGGCTGCAGCCGGCACCTACGGCAAGGATCACCGACGCACCAAGATGTATCAGGCCACGCTCAAGCGCTTCCAGGCTGCAAGCTAA
- a CDS encoding lipocalin-like domain-containing protein codes for MKINAVMLALVLLLLGGCDQTQPEQKGFAGMGDQAMAYTPVVPGRPFSFPADHGAHEGFRIEWWYVTANLKDQQGNEFGAQWTLFRSALKPLAEQGGWASQTIWLGHAAVTSRSAHHAAERYARGGVGQAGVRLAPFEAWIDDWRFASQAPDPLADMQLTARDKHFSYQLRLTSSRPLVLQGDKGFSQKSEEGQASYYYSQPFFQASGTVQIDGETYTVSGPAWLDREWSSQPLTANQTGWDWFSLHLDSGEHVMLYRMRQKDGAPYLTGTWIAADGQTQTLNSSQIQLAAQDTASVAGRSMPVKWSISIPDKHLDISLDALNRNAWMNLRIPYWEGPVRITGSHSGQGYLEMTGY; via the coding sequence ATGAAAATTAACGCGGTAATGCTGGCGCTCGTGTTGCTGCTGCTCGGTGGCTGCGATCAAACCCAGCCTGAGCAAAAGGGCTTCGCCGGCATGGGTGATCAGGCGATGGCATACACACCGGTGGTGCCGGGGCGGCCATTCAGTTTTCCGGCGGATCACGGCGCGCACGAAGGTTTTCGCATCGAATGGTGGTACGTCACCGCCAACCTCAAGGATCAGCAGGGCAACGAGTTCGGCGCGCAGTGGACCTTGTTTCGCAGTGCGCTGAAGCCACTGGCAGAGCAGGGCGGATGGGCTAGCCAGACAATCTGGCTCGGGCATGCCGCGGTGACTTCGCGCTCGGCTCATCACGCTGCTGAACGTTACGCCCGGGGCGGCGTGGGACAGGCCGGCGTGCGGCTGGCGCCGTTTGAGGCGTGGATTGACGATTGGCGGTTTGCCAGTCAGGCGCCGGATCCGCTGGCCGACATGCAACTGACGGCTCGCGACAAACATTTCAGCTATCAATTGCGCCTGACTTCCAGTCGTCCGCTGGTGCTTCAGGGTGACAAGGGATTCAGTCAGAAATCCGAAGAAGGCCAGGCCTCGTATTACTACAGTCAGCCGTTTTTTCAGGCGAGTGGCACCGTGCAGATCGACGGCGAAACCTACACCGTCAGCGGCCCGGCATGGCTTGATCGCGAATGGAGCAGCCAGCCGCTGACCGCCAACCAGACAGGCTGGGACTGGTTTTCCCTGCACCTGGACAGCGGCGAACACGTAATGCTTTATCGCATGCGCCAGAAGGACGGCGCGCCGTACCTCACCGGCACATGGATCGCTGCCGACGGCCAGACCCAGACATTGAACAGCTCGCAGATCCAACTCGCCGCGCAAGACACCGCCAGCGTTGCCGGGCGGTCGATGCCGGTGAAATGGTCAATCAGCATCCCCGACAAACACCTCGACATCAGCCTCGACGCGCTCAATCGCAATGCGTGGATGAATTTGCGTATTCCCTATTGGGAAGGCCCGGTGCGCATCACCGGCAGCCATTCCGGCCAAGGCTATCTGGAAATGACTGGCTACTGA
- a CDS encoding ABC transporter permease: MNVFRQTLRALLSHWRRHPVQFFSVLTGLWLATSLLTGVEALNSQARDSYARASQMIGGEPQASLATPNGATFSQQWFVDLRRQGWPVSPLLQGRLNLKGHENQRLQLMGIEPVSLPADSAVAGQAMPIERVVEFFMPPGRTWISPETLQALDLHEGDTPQTENGRLLPPLLAQNDMAPGVLLVDIGVAQTLLEQPGQLSRLLLPKDFHADLPTAFKGQLQLKSSGEEKNLARLTESFHLNLDALGFLSFVVGLFIVHAAIGLALEQRRGLLRTLRACGVSARMLILCLMVELGVLALLGGLFGVLSGYWLASVLLPDVAASLRGLYGAEVAGQLRLSPWWWFSGIGLSLLGALLAGASSLLRAARLPLLAVADPQAWHEQYARWLRRQGWLAALLAVTALAALIWGDSLASGFVLMAGLLLGAALALPVLLSALLSPLLGRNRSVLGQWFLADCRQQLPALSLALMALLLALAANIGAGSMTAGFRQTFNDWLEQRLSAELYLNPSNPAQAREMDRWLRQQPNVAAVLPNWQVSVTLQGWPAEVFGVIDHPYYRQHWPLLDASAGDPWGHLAADDTVMLSEQLARRLNVRPGEHLTIPTPNGAWSPRIVGIYADYGNPKGHLLVNAKHLLRGWPQLTPNRFNLRIEPQNIPPLLDALQARFALDDSRIVDQARLKGWSVQVFERTFAATAALNSLTLAVAGVALFISLLTQSQSRLGQLAPLWALGVTRKQLMLLNLGQTWLLAVLTLVLALPLGIALAWCLDAVINVQAFGWRLPLRVFPWQLLQLMGLALLATLLASAWPLYSLYRTQPADLLRTFAHEN; this comes from the coding sequence GTGAACGTTTTTCGCCAGACCCTGCGTGCGCTGCTCAGTCATTGGCGACGCCATCCCGTGCAGTTTTTCAGTGTGCTGACCGGGTTGTGGCTGGCGACCAGCCTGCTCACCGGCGTCGAAGCGCTGAACAGTCAGGCTCGCGACAGCTATGCCCGCGCCAGCCAGATGATCGGCGGCGAACCGCAAGCCAGTCTCGCCACGCCAAACGGTGCAACTTTCAGCCAGCAGTGGTTTGTCGATCTGCGCCGACAGGGCTGGCCAGTGTCGCCGCTGTTACAGGGCCGCTTGAACCTCAAAGGCCACGAAAACCAGCGACTGCAGTTGATGGGCATCGAACCGGTGTCGCTCCCGGCGGATTCCGCAGTGGCCGGGCAGGCGATGCCGATCGAGCGTGTCGTCGAATTTTTCATGCCGCCGGGCCGTACGTGGATTTCTCCGGAAACCTTGCAAGCCCTCGACCTGCACGAAGGCGACACCCCGCAAACCGAAAACGGGCGGCTATTGCCGCCGCTGCTCGCACAAAACGACATGGCTCCGGGTGTTTTGCTGGTGGACATCGGCGTAGCGCAGACCTTGCTCGAACAACCCGGGCAGCTGTCGCGGCTGTTGCTGCCGAAGGATTTCCACGCGGACTTGCCGACTGCGTTCAAAGGCCAGTTGCAGCTGAAAAGCAGCGGCGAGGAAAAAAATCTCGCAAGACTGACCGAGAGCTTCCACCTCAATCTCGATGCCTTGGGATTTTTGTCGTTTGTCGTGGGGTTGTTCATCGTCCACGCGGCAATCGGTCTCGCTCTGGAACAGCGCCGTGGCTTGTTGCGTACTTTGCGCGCGTGCGGGGTCAGTGCGCGCATGCTCATCCTCTGTCTGATGGTCGAGTTGGGCGTTCTGGCGCTGCTCGGCGGATTGTTTGGCGTGCTCAGCGGTTACTGGCTGGCGAGTGTTCTGTTGCCGGATGTCGCCGCCAGCCTGCGCGGTTTGTATGGCGCGGAAGTGGCGGGGCAGTTGCGCCTGAGTCCTTGGTGGTGGTTCAGCGGCATCGGTTTGAGCCTGCTCGGCGCCTTGCTCGCCGGCGCCAGCAGTTTGCTGCGGGCGGCCAGACTGCCGTTATTGGCGGTCGCCGATCCGCAAGCCTGGCACGAGCAATATGCTCGTTGGTTGCGGCGTCAGGGTTGGCTGGCTGCGTTGTTGGCAGTGACGGCGTTGGCGGCGTTGATTTGGGGCGATAGCCTGGCCAGCGGTTTTGTACTGATGGCAGGCCTGCTACTCGGTGCCGCGCTGGCTCTGCCGGTGTTGCTCAGCGCGCTGTTGAGCCCGTTGCTCGGGCGCAACCGTTCGGTGCTCGGCCAGTGGTTTCTCGCCGATTGCCGTCAGCAATTGCCCGCGCTGAGTCTGGCGCTGATGGCGTTGTTGCTGGCGCTCGCCGCCAATATCGGCGCGGGCAGCATGACTGCCGGTTTTCGCCAGACCTTCAATGACTGGCTCGAGCAGCGTCTGAGCGCCGAGCTTTACCTCAACCCGAGCAACCCGGCTCAGGCGCGCGAAATGGATCGCTGGCTCAGGCAACAGCCGAACGTGGCGGCCGTGCTGCCCAACTGGCAAGTGTCGGTGACGCTGCAAGGCTGGCCGGCAGAAGTGTTCGGCGTGATTGATCATCCTTATTATCGTCAGCACTGGCCGCTGCTGGATGCCAGCGCGGGCGATCCGTGGGGACATCTGGCTGCGGATGACACGGTAATGCTCAGCGAACAACTCGCCCGGCGCCTCAACGTTCGCCCCGGCGAGCACCTGACAATCCCCACGCCAAACGGTGCCTGGTCACCGCGCATCGTTGGCATCTATGCCGACTATGGCAATCCAAAAGGGCACTTGCTGGTCAACGCCAAGCACCTGCTGCGCGGCTGGCCGCAACTCACGCCGAACCGTTTCAACTTGCGCATCGAGCCGCAAAATATTCCGCCATTGCTGGATGCATTGCAGGCGCGCTTTGCGCTGGATGACAGCCGTATCGTCGATCAGGCGCGGCTCAAAGGTTGGTCGGTTCAGGTGTTCGAGCGCACTTTTGCCGCGACGGCGGCGCTCAACAGTCTGACCTTGGCGGTTGCCGGCGTGGCGCTGTTTATCAGCCTGCTGACGCAAAGCCAGAGCCGTCTCGGCCAGCTCGCACCGTTGTGGGCGCTCGGCGTGACGCGCAAGCAATTGATGTTGCTCAACCTCGGCCAGACCTGGCTGCTGGCGGTGCTGACGCTGGTCTTGGCGTTGCCTTTGGGTATCGCACTGGCGTGGTGTCTGGATGCGGTGATCAACGTGCAGGCGTTTGGCTGGCGTCTGCCATTGCGGGTATTTCCGTGGCAACTGCTGCAATTGATGGGGCTGGCTTTGCTGGCGACGCTGTTGGCTTCGGCGTGGCCGTTGTATTCGCTATACCGCACGCAACCGGCGGATTTGCTCAGGACGTTCGCCCATGAAAATTAA
- a CDS encoding ABC transporter ATP-binding protein has protein sequence MLHVENVFKSYLTPQGALPVLQGVDLTLEAGGSLALMGESGSGKSTLLHLVAGLDKVDRGSIRSGEHRLESMNEAQLANWRRTEIGLVFQQFNLIGSLRVEDNLAFQARLAGRHEPRWQAHLVQRLGLGDLLTRYPEQLSGGQQQRVALGRALASQPKLLLADEPTGSLDEATSDEVLRLLLELLEDTPTTLLMVTHSQRVAARLAQRVVLSNGRLT, from the coding sequence ATGCTCCACGTTGAAAATGTCTTCAAAAGCTATCTCACCCCACAAGGCGCGCTGCCGGTACTGCAAGGTGTCGACCTGACATTGGAGGCCGGTGGCAGTCTGGCGCTGATGGGCGAATCGGGCAGTGGCAAAAGCACCTTGCTGCACCTGGTTGCCGGCCTCGACAAGGTCGATCGCGGCAGCATTCGCAGCGGCGAGCACCGGCTGGAGTCGATGAATGAAGCGCAACTGGCAAACTGGCGGCGCACAGAAATCGGCCTGGTGTTTCAACAATTCAACTTGATTGGCAGTCTGCGCGTCGAAGACAACCTGGCCTTCCAGGCGCGGCTGGCCGGGCGCCACGAGCCGCGTTGGCAGGCGCATCTGGTGCAGCGTCTGGGCTTGGGCGACTTGCTCACGCGTTATCCGGAACAGCTTTCTGGCGGGCAACAACAACGGGTCGCGCTGGGCCGGGCGCTGGCGTCACAGCCGAAATTGCTGCTGGCCGACGAGCCCACCGGCAGTCTCGACGAGGCGACCAGCGACGAAGTGTTGCGGCTGTTACTTGAATTGCTCGAGGACACCCCGACCACGCTGTTGATGGTCACTCACAGTCAGCGGGTCGCCGCGCGTCTGGCGCAGCGGGTGGTGCTGTCGAACGGACGGCTGACGTGA